The Bacillus sp. NEB1478 genome contains the following window.
GAATGAGGTTCTTGCATCGCGTGCTGCTGAAATAATGGATGGAGAAAAAGGGGATTTTTCAATCGTTCATCCTAATGATGATGTTAATATGTCTCAATCTACCAATGATACGATTCCAACTGCTATACAGATTTCAATAGCGGCTCAGATGCATGAAATTTTATATCCGGCAATTGACCATTTGATTGCTGAATTATATGAAAAAGAAAAAGAATTCGACGCTATCGTAAAGGCTGGCAGAACACATCTGCAGGATGCCGTTCCCATTCGATTAGGAAGCGAGTTTAAAGGCTATAAAGGGGCTATCCAATCAGTTAAAAAATCACTGGAACATGCTGAAGGATCACTTTATGAACTCGGACTCGGCGGAAATGCTGTGGGCACTGGGATCAATGCGCACGAGAATTATGCAAAGCTCGCGATTGAAGAGATTGCACATCGTACGGGACTTCCTTATGTACAAAGTGACAACACGTTTACTTTTATGCAGAATACAAATGCTGCGATTAGAATCAGCGGGCATTTAAAAGAACTGGCTGTCCATCTTATTAAAATCTCAAGTGATTTACGTTTGTTAAGCAGCGGACCGAGAACAGGGCTCGCTGAAATCAGCTTGCCAGCCGTTCAACCGGGGTCTTCTATCATGCCAGGCAAGATTAACCCCGTTATCCTTGAAAATTTATATATGATTTGTTCTCAAGTAATCGGTAACGACACATGTGTTACGACTGCTGCAATCGGAAGTCAGCTGGAAATTAACCCAATGATGCCAGTAATCGGCTACAATGTTTTGCAATCGATCACAATCATCAGTAATGGCATGTCTGTTTTTACAGAAAAATGTTTAAAAGGCATTGGAGCAAATGAAGAAAATATAACAAATTGGCTAGATCAAAGCTTATCTCTTGTAACGGCGCTGAATCCTCATATTGGTTATGAAAAAGCAGCATCAATTGCAAAGGAAAGCTTTGAAACGGGGAAAATGCTAAAACAACTTTTAGTGGAGAAAGGAATCTTTACTTCTGAAGAAGCTGAAAAAATATTAGATCCTAAAAACATGATATAAAATAATTTGTTGTAACATTCATATTACTTTCCTCGACAAATATAGTACAGATTCCTTGTTTTTCATTTTTTTGACAAAAATATAGTAAAGTCTGTAAATTAAGCGTTATAATAGAGAGGTTCATTCTCAGATTAAGGGATTAAATAGATATATTGGAAAACTATTTAACGGTTTGATCGAAATGGGATGAAAGTGAACTTTGAGCTATATTATGGGAGGAAATAGAAAATGTGTGGCTTTA
Protein-coding sequences here:
- a CDS encoding class II fumarate hydratase; this translates as MKKYRTAKDTLGEIQVPVDAYYGAQTQRAVENFPISGLRLPPAFIKAQAIIKASAAHSNKQCGVLDSKKAESIIQAAEEILEGKWQDQFVVDAYQAGAGTSQNMNMNEVLASRAAEIMDGEKGDFSIVHPNDDVNMSQSTNDTIPTAIQISIAAQMHEILYPAIDHLIAELYEKEKEFDAIVKAGRTHLQDAVPIRLGSEFKGYKGAIQSVKKSLEHAEGSLYELGLGGNAVGTGINAHENYAKLAIEEIAHRTGLPYVQSDNTFTFMQNTNAAIRISGHLKELAVHLIKISSDLRLLSSGPRTGLAEISLPAVQPGSSIMPGKINPVILENLYMICSQVIGNDTCVTTAAIGSQLEINPMMPVIGYNVLQSITIISNGMSVFTEKCLKGIGANEENITNWLDQSLSLVTALNPHIGYEKAASIAKESFETGKMLKQLLVEKGIFTSEEAEKILDPKNMI